From the Ascochyta rabiei chromosome 14, complete sequence genome, one window contains:
- a CDS encoding Ornithine decarboxylase, which yields MVSRSPSPLQYLVFTNMRPAVKCNPDPQVLRLMTELGLGFDCASKNEIETVLNIGVDPSRIIYAQPCKTKSYVRYAANAGVKQMTFDNADELYKTKQLFPGAELYLRIITDDTASLCRLSQKFGAAMDQTSELLELAKKLELNVVGVAFHVGSGASDPKAFIKAVQDARFVFDQAAALGFNMHTLDVGGGFTGDATFEPMAAVLSASLDEYFPPHIRVIGEPGRYYVSTAFTIACHVIARRTVTDATLGTTNYMLYLNDGVYGNFSSIIFDHQHPVARVLKSGNDVLYDARRSGYDTPSQVEYSIWGPTCDGIDIISSSSTFPELLDVGDWLYFEDMGAYTKCSATRFNGFTDSHDVVYVCSEPGAQALMGL from the coding sequence ATGGTGAGCCGCAGCCCATCGCCCCTACAGTACCTTGTCTTTACTAACATGCGACCAGCCGTCAAGTGCAACCCGGACCCGCAAGTCTTGCGCCTCATGACGGAGCTTGGGCTCGGCTTCGACTGCGCCTCCAAGAACGAGATCGAGACAGTCCTCAACATTGGCGTCGACCCCTCTCGCATCATTTACGCGCAGCCCTGCAAGACCAAGTCGTACGTCCGCTACGCCGCCAATGCTGGTGTCAAGCAAATGACCTTTGACAATGCCGACGAGCTCTACAAGACCAAGCAGCTCTTCCCTGGTGCTGAGCTGTATCTGCGCATCATCACCGACGACACGGCCAGTCTGTGCCGTCTGAGCCAGAAGTTCGGTGCTGCCATGGATCAGACCAGCGAGTTGCTAGAGCTTGCGAAAAAGCTGGAGCTCAATGTTGTGGGCGTAGCTTTCCACGTGGGCTCCGGCGCATCCGACCCCAAGGCCTTCATCAAGGCCGTGCAGGACGCTCGTTTTGTCTTCGACCAAGCGGCTGCCCTTGGCTTCAACATGCATACTTTGGACGTTGGCGGTGGCTTCACTGGCGATGCCACTTTCGAGCCCATGGCTGCGGTTTTGTCTGCCTCCTTGGACGAGTACTTTCCGCCCCACATTCGCGTCATCGGCGAGCCTGGACGTTACTACGTCTCCACGGCCTTCACCATCGCCTGCCACGTCATTGCCCGTCGCACTGTCACCGACGCTACTCTGGGCACGACCAACTACATGTTGTACCTGAACGACGGCGTCTACGGCAACTTCTCGAGCATCATCTTTGACCACCAGCACCCTGTCGCAAGGGTCCTCAAGTCAGGCAACGATGTCTTGTACGACGCGCGCCGCTCGGGCTACGACACGCCGTCCCAAGTCGAGTACTCGATTTGGGGCCCAACCTGCGACGGCATTGACATCATCTCCTCGTCCAGCACCTTCCCCGAGCTCCTGGACGTCGGCGATTGGCTGTACTTTGAGGACATGGGTGCGTACACCAAGTGCTCTGCCACCCGCTTCAACGGCTTCACCGACAGCCACGATGTTGTGTACGTATGCAGCGAGCCGGGCGCCCAGGCTCTCATGGGTCTTTGA
- a CDS encoding Ornithine decarboxylase, with protein MAPSALTPPPEEYNISLNHKSYFNDCSPGSVDNHGVGKAKQLIGAALKNRVEAIDHDVCDVGDEDTFFVADLGEVYRQHLRWKKNLARVKPHYAVKCNPDPQVLRLMTELGLGFDCASKNEIETVLNIGVDPSRIIYAQPCKTKSYVRYAANAGVKQMTFDNADELYKTKQLFPGAELYLRIITDDTASLCRLSQKFGAAMDQTSELLELAKKLELNVVGVAFHVGSGASDPKAFIKAVQDARFVFDQAAALGFNMHTLDVGGGFTGDATFEPMAAVLSASLDEYFPPHIRVIGEPGRYYVSTAFTIACHVIARRTVTDATLGTTNYMLYLNDGVYGNFSSIIFDHQHPVARVLKSGNDVLYDARRSGYDTPSQVEYSIWGPTCDGIDIISSSSTFPELLDVGDWLYFEDMGAYTKCSATRFNGFTDSHDVVYVCSEPGAQALMGL; from the exons ATGGCACCTTCTGCTCTTACGCCCCCTCCAGAGGAATACAACATCTCGTTGAATCACAAATCGTACTTCAACGACTGTTCCCCTGGCAGCGTCGACAACCATGGCGTGGGAAAAGCCAAGCAGCTCATTGGCGCAGCTTTGAAGAACCGTGTCGAGGCTATCGATCACGATGTCTGTGATGTCGGCGACGAGGACACTTTCTTCGTCGCCGATCTGGGCGAGGTCTACCGCCAGCACCTGCGGTGGAAGAAGAACCTGGCTCGTGTCAAGCCACACTATG CCGTCAAGTGCAACCCGGACCCGCAAGTCTTGCGCCTCATGACGGAGCTTGGGCTCGGCTTCGACTGCGCCTCCAAGAACGAGATCGAGACAGTCCTCAACATTGGCGTCGACCCCTCTCGCATCATTTACGCGCAGCCCTGCAAGACCAAGTCGTACGTCCGCTACGCCGCCAATGCTGGTGTCAAGCAAATGACCTTTGACAATGCCGACGAGCTCTACAAGACCAAGCAGCTCTTCCCTGGTGCTGAGCTGTATCTGCGCATCATCACCGACGACACGGCCAGTCTGTGCCGTCTGAGCCAGAAGTTCGGTGCTGCCATGGATCAGACCAGCGAGTTGCTAGAGCTTGCGAAAAAGCTGGAGCTCAATGTTGTGGGCGTAGCTTTCCACGTGGGCTCCGGCGCATCCGACCCCAAGGCCTTCATCAAGGCCGTGCAGGACGCTCGTTTTGTCTTCGACCAAGCGGCTGCCCTTGGCTTCAACATGCATACTTTGGACGTTGGCGGTGGCTTCACTGGCGATGCCACTTTCGAGCCCATGGCTGCGGTTTTGTCTGCCTCCTTGGACGAGTACTTTCCGCCCCACATTCGCGTCATCGGCGAGCCTGGACGTTACTACGTCTCCACGGCCTTCACCATCGCCTGCCACGTCATTGCCCGTCGCACTGTCACCGACGCTACTCTGGGCACGACCAACTACATGTTGTACCTGAACGACGGCGTCTACGGCAACTTCTCGAGCATCATCTTTGACCACCAGCACCCTGTCGCAAGGGTCCTCAAGTCAGGCAACGATGTCTTGTACGACGCGCGCCGCTCGGGCTACGACACGCCGTCCCAAGTCGAGTACTCGATTTGGGGCCCAACCTGCGACGGCATTGACATCATCTCCTCGTCCAGCACCTTCCCCGAGCTCCTGGACGTCGGCGATTGGCTGTACTTTGAGGACATGGGTGCGTACACCAAGTGCTCTGCCACCCGCTTCAACGGCTTCACCGACAGCCACGATGTTGTGTACGTATGCAGCGAGCCGGGCGCCCAGGCTCTCATGGGTCTTTGA